The following are encoded together in the Balaenoptera acutorostrata chromosome 9, mBalAcu1.1, whole genome shotgun sequence genome:
- the LOC130708906 gene encoding LOW QUALITY PROTEIN: thimet oligopeptidase-like (The sequence of the model RefSeq protein was modified relative to this genomic sequence to represent the inferred CDS: inserted 1 base in 1 codon; deleted 1 base in 1 codon), producing MNMAKNSQVVATFLDELAQKLKPLGEQERXVILELKKAECQRRGLHFDGPINTWDPRYYMNQGEETRYHEDQYLLNESFPMQVVTRGLLCIPQELLGLTFDLEEGTNVCHEDVWLYTVRDAVSGKVIIGKFYLDLYPREGKSGHAACFGLQPGCLQHDGSRQIAIVAMVANFTKPTPDPPSLLQHDELETYFHEFWQAMHQHRSQAGAGAGLRAGAGEGLGARGPQAGPRHGILPLMSPRTWRRPRCHLPSSKPTHWMRKQQTWVSSRLWRLEAPDQGVRTGSLHVKYTYSRVAFKKDKRKERHIACKSGQPVMRTRGKALGPGAPHPVRPWRCCQSRWGTGSTVPQGLRDKLIKSRQANPGLFNLRQIVLAEVDQALHTQTPADLAQENARLCQEILGGPAMPGTHLSATFGRLAGRYNAQSCGYLCSEVYSADTFHTRFKQEGVLSGKVAMDYRSCILRPGGSKDAKGMVKLFLACDPTQDAFLLSKGLQVEGCKPPAC from the exons ATGAACATGGCCAAGAATAGCCAGGTGGTGGCCACTTTCCTAG ATGAGCTGGCCCAGAAGCTGAAGCCCCTCGGAGAGCAGGAGC CCGTGATCCTGGAGCTAAAGAAGGCCGAGTGCCAGAGGCGGGGCCTGCACTTTGACGGGCCCATCAACACCTGGGACCCGCGCTACTACATGAACCAGGGGGAGGAGACGCGCTACCACGAGGACCAGTACCTGCTCAATGAGTCCTTCCCCATGCAGGTGGTCACGCGCGGGCTGCTGTGCATCCCCCAGGAGCTGCTGGGGCTGACCTTCGACCTGGAGGAGGGCACCAACGTGTGTCACGAAGACGTGTGGCTCTACACGGTCCGGGACGCGGTCTCAGGCAAGGTCATC ATTGGCAAGTTCTACCTGGACCTCTACCCTcg GGAAGGGAAGTCCGGGCACGCGGCCTGCTTCGGCCTGCAGCCGGGCTGCCTGCAGCACGATGGGAGCCGCCAGATCGCCATCGTGGCCATGGTGGCCAACTTCACCAAGCCCACGCCCGACCCGCCCTCCCTGCTGCAGCACGATGAGCTGGAGACCTACTTCCACGAGTTCTGGCAAGCGATGCACCAGCACCGCTCCCAGGCGGGTGCGGGCGCGGGGCTGCGGGCAGGGGCCGGGGAGGGCCTGGGAGCACGTGGTCCTCAGGCAGGCCCTCGCCATGGGATTCTTCCGCTGATGTCACCCCGCACGTGGCGACGCCCTCGGTGTCATCTTCCATCGTCAAAGCCTACGCACTGGATGCGTAAACAACAGACATGGGTGTCCTCGagactctggaggctggaagccccagATCAAGGAGTCAGGACTGGTTCCCTGCATGTTAAGTACACGTACTCAAGAGTTgcctttaaaaaagacaaaagaaaagaaaggcacatTGCATGCAAGTCTG GACAGCCGGTGATGAGAACCAGAGGGAAGGCTCTGGGGCCGGGGGCACCGCACCCTGTGCGGCCTTGGCGCTGCTGCCAGTCTCGGTGGGGCACGGGCAGCACCGTCCCCCAGGGGCTGCGGGACAAGCTCATCAAGTCCCGGCAGGCCAACCCAG GCCTCTTCAACCTGCGCCAGATCGTCCTGGCCGAGGTGGACCAGGCCCTGCACACGCAGACGCCCGCGGACCTGGCCCAGGAGAATGCCCGCCTCTGCCAGGAGATCCTCGGGGGCCCAGCCATGCCAG GGACCCACCTGTCTGCGACCTTCGGCCGCCTGGCAGGAAGATACAACGCCCAGTCCTGTGGCTACCTGTGCAGCGAGGTGTACTCCGCGGACACGTTCCACACACGCTTCAAGCAGGAGGGCGTCCTGAGTGGCAAG GTTGCCATGGACTACAGAAGCTGCATTCTGAGGCCAGGCGGCTCCAAGGATGCCAAGGGCATGGTGAAGCTCTTCCTGGCTTGCGACCCCACGCAGGATGCCTTCCTCCTGAGCAAAGGGCTGCAGGTTGAGGGCTGCAAGCCGCCGGCCTGCTGA